Below is a window of Mycoplasma sp. Mirounga ES2805-ORL DNA.
ATATTTTCAACAAGAACAATTTTTGCTAAGCCTATGTTATTAAATAATTCGATATACTTTTTTATGAATTTGGATGTTTCACAGCAAAAAACTGCTAATTTCTTAATTCTTTTTAGAGTTATTTTATTATCGTTTGTTTTATTTTATTCAGCATATAGAAACTACATCAATATTGATTTATATGAAAAAAACATTAAGTTATATTTACCATTTTTTATTCTTTATTTTTCATTATCAATAGTAAGTGTTGTTTTATTCTTTACTTTTTTCTCATTGTTTACTAAAAGTATTATTCAATTATCATTTATTTTGATACCTGTTTTATTATTGTCAATTGCTGATCAAGTAACTAGATTTATTTTAGGAAGAAAATTTAATCCAACATTATATAGAAATAAGATTCCTATTCTAATTAGTGTGTTTTCACAAGTAGTTTTAGTTACAGTTACCATGCTAATTTTATTCTTATGATCAAGTGCTAACTACAATTCAATGTTTGGCGAAAATGGTAATAATTATTTTTATGATAAGTGGCAAAAATTATTTACAGAAAGAAAATTTTCTAATTTCTTTCTTATTCTATTTGCATTTCTCTTTTTAGCAATTTTAATAATGGGTTCAAATATATATTTTGTGGTTTATTTAATAAACAAAAAATATAATGAATATTTTTTAAAAAATAAAATTACTTTAGCAATCAGTTTATTAGCTTCAACATTGGTATGATTTGTTATTCTTCTATTTGAAAAAAATAAAATAATATTAATTACGGGTGAATCGCAAAAGAACGAATATATTTATCTAATCGAAACTGCACTTATTTTAATCTTATTTACATTATTTGCTTTTTTAACACTATACAAAAAAATAAAGACAAAAAGTACTTTAATAAATTTAGTTTATTTTTCATGTTTCAATTTATTAATTTGAACATCATTGATAATAACAATTTTTCTAAACGATAATAATAATGTAAATAGTATTAATTTATTTTTTGCTTCAATAGTGGGTTTAGCTTCATATATTATTTTTAGATTTAAGAATAAGAATATTAATACTTGAATTACATTTTTTGCTAAATTAAATTTAATTTCATCAATATTAACAATTTTAGTTTTTGGTCTTAATAAAATTTTATTAAATAGTGATCCAAAAAACTATTTATTTTATACAATTGATTCCAACTTATATTTAACACAAATTTTTGTAGTAATTCAAGTTTCATTATGAGTATTATTTTTAACTTACATCAGTATTTCAGCTTTTATAGTTTTTCTAAAGATTGCAAAACTATCGAATGGAAAAAAGGAGTTTTAAGATGAAAAAAAATAAGAATACAAAGTTAGACAAAACAAATCTTTTTGATGTTTATAAGCATTATAAGGAGATTAAAGAAGATCCTTTCTTTATATCTTTTGACAAATTAACAGCATCAGTTTTAATAAAAAGTCAATTGGGTTTTGATTCTAAAGTGTTTAATGATTTTGAGAAACAAATTCAAAAAGCAATCAATAACAAGTATGAAATTCTTTTCCGAAATTTTGTTATTTCTTTTAATGTAAATTTAAAATTTAGTGCCGATATTTTAGTGCCGATAGTAACTAGCAAATTAAGTTCTAATTCTGAAACTATTAATTTTAAATCGTCAAATGAGATATCTAAAGACAATTTTTTAAGTATTTATAATGAAATTATTTATCAATTACTAAAGCAAGGCAATTATCTAGAGGTACTTCCTAATTTAATTGTTCACTTATCCAAATCAACAAATTCACTAAAAGTTTCTTTTAGTGAACAATGAGTAATGGATATTGATAGAGGTGACAATGGATCTAAATAAATTAGTTCTTAAAAAAAGAAATTTAGAAAATATTTATTTAAAGGTAAATAATGAAAAAAATGTTTTATTAACAAACATGTTGAAGTTAACTAAAAAAATTAATTATTTAGTTCATGACTGCCTAAACACAAAACAATTAATAATAGACCTAGTTAATAGATTTAATATTAAAAATATTTTTGTAAATCGGGATAAAAATAAAATATTTCAGAAAATTAAACGAACATTTTCAAAACCAAAGAATCTTTGAATATATTTATCAGAAGAACAAAAGTATTCAACAGATTCTTATTCAAGATATGAAAAAAATATCTTGAGGGAAGTTGACAAAAAGAATTCAACATTTATAACTATTGGTAAAAAAGCCAAGGACTTTGTTATAAAGAACAATTTTAATTTATTTAAGAGCTTTGACAAAAGTGACTTAAACTATAAATTTATAATGCAAATTAGTCAAATTATTAAATTACTTTTTTTTGAAGAAGGTTATGAAAATGTATATTTTGTTTTAAATTCAAATAAAAACTATGATGGACACTTTACTCTTCTCCCTATTAATGAGTTTGATATAAATAGATTAATAACTAAAAATGAGCATATAGATAAAGAATTTGATAATTTATCAAATGTTAAGTTCTTTCCGAACATAGATGAGTTTTTAGATACTCAAATAGATTTATTTATTCAAAGTGCTATTTATTCCTTGATTGTAGAGTCATCATTTTATAAAACAAAAGTTGGATTGGTTACAACCAATAAAACATTAAAAGACCTTGATGAAACTATTTCTAAAATTTCTAAAAAAGTTACAAACCTTAAGCGCGAAAAAGAAATTGAGGAAATTACTCTATTAACTAGAACTAATAAAAAGATGATTATTAATCTTGGAGCTAGTGAGGAAGAATAATGAGTAGACAAACATTTAAATTACTTATTAACTATGATTTTGGGAAAAGTATTATTTTCAACAAAGCAGATATAGCTATAAATTACGACGAGGAAAAACAATGAATCTATTTAGATTCAAACTCATTAGGCGGTTTTGGTAAAAAATTATTTAGAATTAATGACTATGAAAAAAACAAGACTTGATACATTTTTTTAGAAAACGTTAGTTTTATAGTTAGCGAAAAAACAATAAAGATCAAAACAGATTCTCAAGTTACTTTTTTAGAACAAGCTAGAGTCAAGGTTGATTTAACTAAGTTAATTAAAGAAAAAAGAAAACAAATTGAATATTTAAGCGCCATTAAAAAAATTGGAATTAATATTGATAATTATCTAAGACTAAATGATTATAAACAAATGTTGTACGAATTAGAGCTTAGACAGTTATTCAATTTGGTCGAAGGAGATTTAAATGAATAAAAAAATAAAACAAGTATTCTTAAAATCTTCCGTTATAGCAACTACACTATTGCCTTCAGCGATAGTAATTAGTGCCGTTGATAAATCAAATAGTGAAAACAAATTGAGTCCTAATTTTGATGAGTTTAAGGCCCAAGCAGATAAATTAATTAAATCATTTTTAAAGGAATGTATTGAAGATTTTATTAAAAATATTGAAGACAAAAAAAGAGCACTAGCAAAAGATAACACGAAAACATATAAGAACAAAATAGAAGAGATGGCTTATTTTGATTTCATTATTGAATATTTCAATAATAAAAATTTAATTATTGATAATCCTCAAAATTATGGTCTAACAATTATTTTTCCTCATGTTATATCAAGAAACAAAAAAATACAAATGGCAAATATTGAGTTTGATAAAAGAATGTACAAAAATGTTAAAACAGGTGTAGGAGACTTTACAGATTATAATGATGCCG
It encodes the following:
- a CDS encoding DUF2714 domain-containing protein, with the protein product MKKNKNTKLDKTNLFDVYKHYKEIKEDPFFISFDKLTASVLIKSQLGFDSKVFNDFEKQIQKAINNKYEILFRNFVISFNVNLKFSADILVPIVTSKLSSNSETINFKSSNEISKDNFLSIYNEIIYQLLKQGNYLEVLPNLIVHLSKSTNSLKVSFSEQWVMDIDRGDNGSK
- a CDS encoding MSC_0624 family F1-like ATPase-associated membrane protein, producing MKKEIINNKKVYDNYETLLKNQNINWIAKICKISIVLFLSLSWLMILIFSTRTIFAKPMLLNNSIYFFMNLDVSQQKTANFLILFRVILLSFVLFYSAYRNYINIDLYEKNIKLYLPFFILYFSLSIVSVVLFFTFFSLFTKSIIQLSFILIPVLLLSIADQVTRFILGRKFNPTLYRNKIPILISVFSQVVLVTVTMLILFLWSSANYNSMFGENGNNYFYDKWQKLFTERKFSNFFLILFAFLFLAILIMGSNIYFVVYLINKKYNEYFLKNKITLAISLLASTLVWFVILLFEKNKIILITGESQKNEYIYLIETALILILFTLFAFLTLYKKIKTKSTLINLVYFSCFNLLIWTSLIITIFLNDNNNVNSINLFFASIVGLASYIIFRFKNKNINTWITFFAKLNLISSILTILVFGLNKILLNSDPKNYLFYTIDSNLYLTQIFVVIQVSLWVLFLTYISISAFIVFLKIAKLSNGKKEF
- a CDS encoding MSC_0621 family F1-like ATPase epsilon subunit; protein product: MSRQTFKLLINYDFGKSIIFNKADIAINYDEEKQWIYLDSNSLGGFGKKLFRINDYEKNKTWYIFLENVSFIVSEKTIKIKTDSQVTFLEQARVKVDLTKLIKEKRKQIEYLSAIKKIGINIDNYLRLNDYKQMLYELELRQLFNLVEGDLNE
- a CDS encoding MSC_0622 family F1-like ATPase gamma subunit produces the protein MDLNKLVLKKRNLENIYLKVNNEKNVLLTNMLKLTKKINYLVHDCLNTKQLIIDLVNRFNIKNIFVNRDKNKIFQKIKRTFSKPKNLWIYLSEEQKYSTDSYSRYEKNILREVDKKNSTFITIGKKAKDFVIKNNFNLFKSFDKSDLNYKFIMQISQIIKLLFFEEGYENVYFVLNSNKNYDGHFTLLPINEFDINRLITKNEHIDKEFDNLSNVKFFPNIDEFLDTQIDLFIQSAIYSLIVESSFYKTKVGLVTTNKTLKDLDETISKISKKVTNLKREKEIEEITLLTRTNKKMIINLGASEEE